DNA sequence from the Amycolatopsis sp. Hca4 genome:
GCGCGACGTGAGCTGGCGTTGTTGGACGACTACTGGCGCGAACGCGTCATCGCCGACGCACAAGCCGTATTGGCAGACGCCGAACGGCCCGGGCGCGAGCGGGCCGACGCCGGCCTCGTCCTGATCGATCTCACCTCCGAACTTCCCATGCCGTGCTGCCAGCAGCTGGAAGACCTGCTGGCCGGCGGACGCATCGCCGATCGGGTCCGGCTTCGTGTCCTGTTCGGGTTGAGGCGCCTGGACGAGCTCCGGACGATCCGCGATGATCAGCGTCGACCGCTGCCGCTCCGGCGGGACGCAGCGAAGAAGCTGACCGACTACTGCCGCGAAGATCGCGTTGCCGCCGCGGAGCTTTTCCAAGCGATCGCTGCGGCCCCCGATTGTCACCCGAGACTGCGCTGGTGGGCGGCCGACGACCTCGCCGAGCTGGGTGCCCGGGGGCACGAACTCGGGACGGCGGCGCTGGAGTCGTTGATGAAGGACGAAACACTCCCCGTGACCGCCCGCAGGGAAGCCGCCGGGCGGCTGGCGGCGCACCGGCCCGATTTGCGTGGCGAGGTACTTCGCGTGTTGCGCAGCTTCCGAGGTGAACGAGACGCGCGGGTCTGGGCGACGATTGGGCACTTCCAGCCAGAGGAAGGGGCGCTGGGCCTGCTCGACCTGGCCCGGGACCAAACCCTGGGCCCGGTCGCCCGCTGCCGCAGTGCCTGGGCTGCCGCGCGCCTGCACCGCAACCACCGGGAAGCCGCTGCAATCGTCGCCCGGGAGATCGCCCACGATGACGGAGCCCCGACCCACATCCGCGTCTCCGCCGCCCGGTTGCTGGCCCTGATCAGCGACCTCTGTCGCCCGGAGGCGCGTGAGCTGATCAAGCGTCTCACGCCGCCGGGCCGAAGCGGCGGCGATACGCGCTCGGGCTGAGGCCCGTGTGACGCCGCAACTGCGCCCGCAAGTTCGCCGCCGTTCCGAAGCCGCTCGATGCCGCTACCCGGTCCAGTCTCAGCTCGCCGCGCTCGATCAAGCGGCAGGCCAGCGAGACCCGTTCCGTCGTCAGCCACGCCAGCGGCGTCGTGCCCAGTTCCGCGCGGAACTTCCGGTGCAGCGTTGCCGGGCTCGTCGCCGCTCGGGACGCCAGGTCCGACACCGTCAGGGGCTGGTCCAGCCGCTCCAGTGCCCACGCCAGCACCGGGGCCAGCGACGTCTCCGGGACCGCCGGGACCGGGCGGGCGATGAACTGCCGCTGGCCGCCGTCGCGGTGGCCGGTGAACACCAGGCGGCGGCTCACCGCGTTGACCACCTCGGCCCCGTGGTCCCGGTTGATGAGGTGCAGGCCCAGGTCCAGCGAAGCCGCGCTGCCGGCCGCGGTGAGGACGTTGCCCTCGTCGACGAACAGCACGTCCGGCTCCCACCGCACCTTGGGGAACCGGGCGGCCAGCGAAGCGGCCCACTGCCAGTGGGTGGTCGCGCGCTTGCCGTCGAGCACGCCCGCTTCGGCGAGGGCGAGCGCGCCGGTGCAGAAGCTGACCAGACGGGCACCGCGGTCGGCCGCGCGGCGGACCGCGGCGATGATCGCCGGGTCCGTCGGGACGTCGGTGTCCGGGCGGGCCGGGACGATCAGGGTGTCCGCGGTGTCGGCCGCCTCGAGACCCGCGACGCCGGAGAGCGTGAACATGCCGAGGTTCATCCGGACGTCCGGCGCCGCCGCGCAGAGCGTGAAGTCGTACCAGGGCCGGCCCAGCTCGGGGCGGCGGAGGCCGAACAGCTCGGTGGCCACGCCCATCTCGAACGGGTTCGACTGCTCGGTGACGATCGCGACGACCCGGTGCGAGAATTCTTGCGACATGTGCGATTCCTAGCACTCCCCGGCCGCCGGAGCCAGGCCGAGGATGGACGCATGAACCCGATCGACCTGAACGAAGTCCTCGCGAGCTTCGACGCCGCTTGGAGCCCGCGCATCGTGACCCGCGTCAACGACTACGACATCCGCCTCGCCCGGTTCGACGGCGAGCACGTCTGGCACGTCCACGAGAACACCGACGAGTTCTTCCTCGTGCTCGACGGCGAGATCGAGATCGGGGTGCGCGACCCGGACGAACGCGTGGTCACGCTGGGCCGCGGGCAGGTCTTCGTGGTGCCGAAGGGCACGTTCCACAAGCCGTCTTCGAAGGGCGGCGCGAGCGTGCTGCTCGTCGAGCCGGCGGGAACGCTGTCGGTCGGCGACGTGCACGACGAGGTGCCCGAGCACGTCGACGTCACCACGGGCCACCTGGTCTAACGTCGGAACCATGCTGACTGTCGTGCCTGCCGACCAGGCGTCGTGGGACGACCTGCTGGCGATCTTCGGCGATCGCGGCGATCCCGCCCGCTGTCGCTGCCAGTACTTCAAGGACACCCCTGCCGAGTGGTGCTCGGGCACCGCCGAAGACCGGGCCGAGCGGTTGCGCGCGCAGACGGCCGACCACGCCACCGGGCTCGTCGCCCACCTCGACGGCGAGCCCGCGGGCTGGTGCGCGGTCGAGCCCCGCACGGCCTACCGCCGCCTGCTCACCAGCCGGCTGGTCTGGGCCGGCCGTGACGAGGACAAGGCGGACGACGGCGTCTGGGCCGTCACCTGCTTCGTCACCCGCAAGGGCTTCCGGCGCCGAGGGGTGAGTGCGGCCCTGGCGAAGGCGGCAGGGGACTTCGCCCGCGAGCGAGGCGCGCGGGCGGTCGAGGGCTATCCGATGGTCGTCGAACCCGGGGAGAAGCTCGCCTGGCCCGGCGAACTGTTCGTCGGCGCCGTCGGCATCTTCGCCGACGCGGGCTTCACCGAAGTCAGCCGTCCGACTGCGCGGCGGGTCGTCATGCGGCTGACCTGCTGAGTCCTTCCAGAGAACGGCGTACCCTCAGCCGCATGAAACGGACGTCGTTCGCGCAGTGGCCGTGCTCCATCGCGCGCACCATGGATCTTCTCGGCGACTGGTGGACCCCGCTCGTGCTGCGGGACGCCTTCTACGGTGTCCGCCGCTTCGACGAGTTCCAGCAGGCGCTCGGCATCGCGCGCAACACCCTCGCCGACCGGCTCAAGCGGCTGGTCGACGAGGGGCTCCTCGAGAAGGTGCCGTACCAGACCGAGCCTGTCCGCTACGACTACGTGCTCACCGAGAAGGGCCGTGACTTCTACCCGGTGCTGCTCGCGATGACCCGCTGGGGCGACAAGTGGCTCGCGACCGAGGCCGGCCCGCCGATCACCGTGCACCACCTCGCCTGCGGGCACGACACGCACGCCGAAATCGTCTGCGCGGAGTGCCGGGAACCGATGACGCCGGACGACACGCGGATGCGCCGCGGCCCCGGCTTCCCGCCGCGGCTGGCGCAGCGGCCGGACGTCGAGGAGCGCTTCGCCCGGCAAGAGTGATTGACAGAGTCAGTCTATCTACGCAACTATCGTGGTCAACCGGGAGAAAGGGCGACCACGATGGAGTGGACGGGTGCGCGGTACGCCGACCTGCCGACGGCCGAGGTTTCGACCTGGATCGACGCCGCGCCCGAGGACGTCTGGCCGGTGGTCTCGGACATCACGCTGATGCCCGAGCTGAGCCCGGAGCTCCAGTCCGTCGAGTGGTGCGAAGAAGGCCGCAAGTTCCTCGGCCGCAGCAAGCACGACGCGTTCGGCGAGTGGGAGACCACCTCGTACGTCGTCGAATGCGAAGCGCCGCACGTGTTCTCGTGGGCCGTTCAGGACCCCGACCGACCCAGCGCCGTCTGGAAGTTCACCCTCGAACCGGACGGCGGTGGCACGCGGCTGAGCCAGTGGATGCGGATGGGCCCGGGCCGGTCCGGGCTGTCGTTCGCCATCGACCGGATGCCGGAAAAGGAACAGAAGATCGTCTTCGTCCGGATGCGGGAGTTCGAGACGGCGATGCAGGGCAACCTCGCCGCGATCAAGGCCCGGATCGAAAGCCGATGAAGACCGCGACCACCGTCGAGTTCTCCACGGACACCCGCGCGACGCTGGACTTCGTGCTGGAGGCGGAAAAACTCGGCCTCGACGTCTGCTGGGTGGCTGAAGCCTGGGGCTCGGACGCGCCGTCCGCGCTCGGCTACCTCGCCGCCCGCACCGACCGGATCCGGCTCGGTTCCGGGATCATCCAGCTCGGCACGCGCACGCCGGTCGCCATCGCGCAGGCCGCCCTCACCCTCGCCGACCTGTCCGGCGGCCGGTTCGCGCTCGGGCTCGGGCCGTCCGGGCCGCAGGTGATCGAAGGCCTGCACGGCGTCCCGTTCGCCAAGCCGCTGACGCGCATGCGCGAGACCGTCGAGATCATCCGCCAGGCGTTCGCCGGGGAGAAGATTTCGTATTCCGGCAAGGTGTTCGAGATCCCGCTGCCCGGCGAAGCCCGCCCGATGCGGCTGTCCACCGCCCCGAACCCGGACATCCCGATCTACCTCGCGACGCTGTCGCCGAAGCTCCTGGAGCTCACCGGCGAGGTCGCGGACGGCTGGCTGGGCACCAGCTTCGTGCCCGAAGGCGCCGACGCGTACTTCGCGCACCTCGATGCCGGGCTCGCGAAGGCGGGCCGCAAGCGTGCGGACATCGACGTCTGTCAGGGCGCCGAAGTCGCCTTCGCGGACAACGAAGACGAGCTGCGCACCCTGGTCGGCAGCCGCAAGAAGGAGCTGGCGTTCAGCCTCGGCGGGATGGGCTCGGCCACCACGAACTTCTACAACGACGCCTACAGCCGTCAGGGCTGGGCGGACGTCGCCGCCGAGGTCCGCGAACGCTGGCAGGCCGGCGACCGCGAAGGCGCGACCGCGCTCGTCACGGACGAGATGGTCCTCGGCACGACGTTGATCGGCACCGAGGAGATGGTCCGCGACCGGCTGCGCGTCTGGCGCGAGGCCGGGATCGACACCGTCCGGCTGTACCCGGCCGGCGAAACGCTGGAAGCGCGTCTCATGACGCTCGGCCGCGCATTGGAGCTGACATGACCGGCGACTGGCACCGCACCGCGTGCAGCCTCTGCTACCTCAACTGCGGGCTGGAGGTGCAGCTCGACGGCCGGAAGATCACCCGCGTCCGCGGCGACAAGGCGCACCCCCGTTCGGGCGGCTACCTGTGCCAGAAGGCGCAGCGCCTGACCTGGTACGGCGACCACGAAGACCGGCTCACGACGCCGCTGCGCCGCCGCCCCGACGGCACCCACGAGCCGATCGACTGGGACACCGCGCTCACCGAGATCGCCGCGAAGCTGCACGAAATCCGGGACGCCGACACCGAAGCCGGGCGTCCGGGCTCGTTCGCCTACGTCGGTGGCGGCGGGCAGGGCAACCACTCCGGCGGCGCGTACGGCGCGTCGCTGCTGAAGTGGATGAACTCGACGCGCCACTTCAACGCGCTCTCACAGGAGAAGACCGGCGACTTCTGGGTCAACGGGCAGCTGTTCGGCTCGACGACCGTGCACACCGCCGAAGACGTCGAGCACTGCGACCTGCTGGTCGTGCTCGGCTGCAACCCCTGGCAGGCGCACGGCTTCAGCAACGCCCGGCACGCGCTCAACACGCTCAAGAACGACCCGGACCGCCGGATGATCGTGATCGACCCGCGGCGCACCGAGACCGCCGAAATGGCCGATCTGCACCTCCCGCTGCGCCCGGGCACCGACGCCTACCTGCTGGGCGCGATCCTGGCGCTGCTGGTCGAGCGGGGCGCGCTCGACGAGCGCTTCCTGGCCGAGCGCACCGAAGGGTTCGACGAGGTCGCCGCCGTCCTGGCGAAAGTGCCGGTCGACGCGTGGATCGCGCACACCGAACTGTCCCGTGTGGACGTCGAACGGGCCGTCGACCTGATCAGCGCGGCCGAGGCGATGACCGTGCGCGTCGAGCTCGGCATCCAGCAGGGACGCCACTCGACGCTCAACAGCTACCTCGAGAAGCTGCTCTA
Encoded proteins:
- a CDS encoding helix-turn-helix domain-containing protein; translation: MSQEFSHRVVAIVTEQSNPFEMGVATELFGLRRPELGRPWYDFTLCAAAPDVRMNLGMFTLSGVAGLEAADTADTLIVPARPDTDVPTDPAIIAAVRRAADRGARLVSFCTGALALAEAGVLDGKRATTHWQWAASLAARFPKVRWEPDVLFVDEGNVLTAAGSAASLDLGLHLINRDHGAEVVNAVSRRLVFTGHRDGGQRQFIARPVPAVPETSLAPVLAWALERLDQPLTVSDLASRAATSPATLHRKFRAELGTTPLAWLTTERVSLACRLIERGELRLDRVAASSGFGTAANLRAQLRRHTGLSPSAYRRRFGPAA
- a CDS encoding cupin domain-containing protein: MNPIDLNEVLASFDAAWSPRIVTRVNDYDIRLARFDGEHVWHVHENTDEFFLVLDGEIEIGVRDPDERVVTLGRGQVFVVPKGTFHKPSSKGGASVLLVEPAGTLSVGDVHDEVPEHVDVTTGHLV
- a CDS encoding GNAT family N-acetyltransferase, giving the protein MLTVVPADQASWDDLLAIFGDRGDPARCRCQYFKDTPAEWCSGTAEDRAERLRAQTADHATGLVAHLDGEPAGWCAVEPRTAYRRLLTSRLVWAGRDEDKADDGVWAVTCFVTRKGFRRRGVSAALAKAAGDFARERGARAVEGYPMVVEPGEKLAWPGELFVGAVGIFADAGFTEVSRPTARRVVMRLTC
- a CDS encoding helix-turn-helix domain-containing protein, which codes for MKRTSFAQWPCSIARTMDLLGDWWTPLVLRDAFYGVRRFDEFQQALGIARNTLADRLKRLVDEGLLEKVPYQTEPVRYDYVLTEKGRDFYPVLLAMTRWGDKWLATEAGPPITVHHLACGHDTHAEIVCAECREPMTPDDTRMRRGPGFPPRLAQRPDVEERFARQE
- a CDS encoding SRPBCC family protein — protein: MEWTGARYADLPTAEVSTWIDAAPEDVWPVVSDITLMPELSPELQSVEWCEEGRKFLGRSKHDAFGEWETTSYVVECEAPHVFSWAVQDPDRPSAVWKFTLEPDGGGTRLSQWMRMGPGRSGLSFAIDRMPEKEQKIVFVRMREFETAMQGNLAAIKARIESR
- a CDS encoding LLM class flavin-dependent oxidoreductase; the protein is MKTATTVEFSTDTRATLDFVLEAEKLGLDVCWVAEAWGSDAPSALGYLAARTDRIRLGSGIIQLGTRTPVAIAQAALTLADLSGGRFALGLGPSGPQVIEGLHGVPFAKPLTRMRETVEIIRQAFAGEKISYSGKVFEIPLPGEARPMRLSTAPNPDIPIYLATLSPKLLELTGEVADGWLGTSFVPEGADAYFAHLDAGLAKAGRKRADIDVCQGAEVAFADNEDELRTLVGSRKKELAFSLGGMGSATTNFYNDAYSRQGWADVAAEVRERWQAGDREGATALVTDEMVLGTTLIGTEEMVRDRLRVWREAGIDTVRLYPAGETLEARLMTLGRALELT